A single window of Entomoplasma ellychniae DNA harbors:
- the uvrC gene encoding excinuclease ABC subunit UvrC, with protein sequence MNIKSIISTLPNQPGCYLYYNEHNNVIYVGKAKNLKKRVSSYFDRVHNLKTTKLVREIVDIKYFVVSNEKESLVLEENLIKKYRPKYNVLLNDDKSYPYITITNEKDPMYKYIRKVDKKALRSFGPLPIGSKAKDSLITLQRLFPLRRCKGNLGKPCFHYFLNQCSGACYKEVDELFYKEQIKKVDMFFKGNIGEVKNNLTAFMNKASENLQFEEAQRIKEQIATLSFMTTKQNVEFQNDLNIDAISFLIDDEKIAISTLFYRSGQLILKDEHIQTYLEQDVNDLMQHFLNQIYKKNIIPDKLILSNEIQLINLSDDFKKIATHPITKDELKMFDISFENAKDIIRRSQISKTINIGNEQEILLQLANVSNTEKELRRIEMFDISNIANEFITGSCVVYINGHPVRNEFRKYNIDAKFTSDYDRLKHMLYRRFQKALLEKRDLPDLIIMDGGIIQIHAAKDILKTLGLEFISVIGLVKNEKHRTEKLIDVNEQEKEIKVNLKLFNWLSAMQIRVDEYAKSGYRKKQAVSLLKNDLMNIEGLGEKRIQILFKKYNTINEIKQTKDEELINLLKNKKAFINLKKYLDDYK encoded by the coding sequence ATGAATATTAAATCTATAATTAGTACACTTCCTAATCAACCCGGATGTTATTTGTATTATAATGAACATAATAATGTTATATATGTTGGTAAAGCAAAAAATTTAAAAAAAAGAGTTTCTTCATACTTTGATAGAGTTCATAATTTAAAAACAACAAAACTTGTGAGAGAAATTGTTGATATAAAGTATTTTGTTGTTTCTAATGAAAAAGAATCTTTAGTTTTAGAAGAAAATTTAATTAAAAAGTATAGACCAAAGTATAATGTGCTATTAAATGATGATAAGTCATATCCCTATATAACAATAACCAATGAAAAAGACCCGATGTATAAATATATTAGAAAAGTAGATAAAAAAGCTTTAAGAAGTTTTGGTCCATTGCCTATTGGTTCTAAAGCAAAAGATAGTTTAATAACATTACAAAGATTATTTCCTTTAAGAAGATGTAAAGGTAATTTAGGCAAACCATGTTTTCATTATTTTTTAAATCAGTGTAGCGGAGCTTGCTATAAAGAAGTAGATGAGCTTTTTTATAAAGAACAAATTAAAAAAGTGGATATGTTTTTTAAAGGCAATATTGGGGAAGTTAAAAATAATTTAACTGCTTTTATGAATAAAGCTTCTGAAAATCTTCAGTTTGAAGAAGCTCAAAGAATAAAAGAACAAATAGCAACATTAAGTTTTATGACAACCAAACAAAATGTTGAATTTCAAAATGATTTAAATATTGACGCTATAAGTTTTTTAATAGATGACGAAAAAATTGCTATATCTACTTTATTTTACAGATCAGGTCAACTTATTTTAAAAGATGAACATATTCAAACTTATTTAGAACAAGATGTCAATGATTTAATGCAACATTTTTTAAATCAAATATACAAAAAAAATATTATTCCTGATAAGTTAATTCTTTCAAATGAAATACAATTAATTAATTTATCAGATGATTTTAAGAAAATAGCTACTCACCCTATTACAAAAGATGAACTAAAGATGTTTGATATTTCATTTGAAAATGCAAAAGACATAATTAGAAGATCTCAAATATCAAAAACAATTAATATTGGAAATGAGCAAGAAATATTGTTGCAACTAGCCAATGTATCTAATACTGAAAAAGAGTTAAGAAGAATTGAAATGTTTGATATTTCAAATATAGCAAATGAATTTATAACAGGAAGTTGTGTTGTTTATATCAATGGACACCCAGTTAGAAATGAATTTAGAAAATACAACATTGATGCAAAATTCACATCTGATTATGACCGTTTAAAGCATATGCTTTACAGAAGATTTCAAAAGGCTTTATTGGAGAAAAGAGATTTACCAGACTTAATTATTATGGATGGTGGGATTATTCAAATTCATGCAGCAAAAGATATATTAAAAACCCTTGGTCTTGAGTTTATTAGTGTTATAGGATTAGTTAAAAATGAAAAACACAGAACCGAAAAACTTATTGATGTAAATGAGCAAGAAAAAGAAATAAAAGTTAATTTGAAATTATTTAATTGATTAAGTGCGATGCAAATAAGAGTAGATGAGTATGCTAAATCAGGATATAGAAAAAAACAAGCTGTATCACTTTTAAAAAATGACTTAATGAACATTGAAGGATTGGGAGAAAAAAGAATTCAAATTTTATTTAAAAAGTACAATACAATTAATGAAATAAAACAAACCAAAGATGAAGAGTTAATAAATTTATTAAAAAATAAAAAAGCATTTATTAATCTTAAAAAATATTTAGATGATTACAAGTAA
- a CDS encoding F0F1 ATP synthase subunit A yields the protein MSELLEGWKEFTSQFTAIFLTTIVICAICITYNVKVKGKNKSDEISGYVMIVDMIVSSTENLVVSIMGKKYRSITPYFLYIFFYIFIGSMISLLGFESPTTSLTITFSMALVTFVMIYYFGIKYQRAAFFKKFKNPLELFTQFTPLLSMSFRLFGNILGGSIILGLVYALFIGFQSSWSGERIGGHWPSFGIWNVAPNSDYWTYQYKYWWSGINIFTSVITPFLHFYFDIFDSIIQSVVFIMLTLSYWAEAMSEEEQELKSKNPHREKRKFLIAEIKKIKKNKQKIKGEKC from the coding sequence TTGTCAGAACTATTAGAAGGTTGAAAAGAATTTACTTCTCAGTTCACTGCCATATTTTTAACAACAATTGTTATATGTGCTATTTGTATTACATATAATGTTAAAGTTAAAGGTAAAAATAAATCAGATGAAATTTCAGGATATGTTATGATAGTTGATATGATTGTTTCTTCGACTGAAAATTTAGTTGTTTCAATAATGGGAAAAAAATATAGGTCTATAACCCCATACTTTTTATATATATTTTTTTATATATTTATAGGTTCGATGATTTCTTTGTTAGGTTTTGAATCGCCAACCACGTCATTAACTATTACATTTTCAATGGCTTTAGTTACATTTGTGATGATCTATTATTTTGGTATAAAATATCAAAGAGCAGCTTTTTTTAAAAAGTTTAAAAACCCATTAGAATTATTTACACAGTTTACACCTTTATTATCAATGTCATTTCGTCTTTTTGGTAATATTCTTGGTGGTTCAATTATTTTAGGATTAGTTTACGCGCTATTTATAGGTTTCCAAAGTAGTTGAAGTGGCGAAAGAATTGGTGGACATTGACCATCATTTGGAATATGAAATGTAGCACCAAATAGTGATTATTGAACATATCAATATAAGTATTGATGATCAGGGATAAATATTTTTACAAGTGTTATTACACCATTCCTTCATTTCTACTTTGATATATTTGATTCGATTATTCAATCAGTGGTGTTTATAATGTTAACTTTATCTTATTGAGCAGAAGCTATGAGTGAAGAAGAACAAGAATTGAAAAGTAAAAACCCGCATAGGGAAAAAAGAAAATTTTTGATTGCAGAAATTAAAAAAATTAAGAAAAATAAACAAAAAATTAAAGGAGAAAAATGTTAA
- the upp gene encoding uracil phosphoribosyltransferase has product MAFTELKHPLIIDKLTRMRKIETSSKDFRQNLNEIAQLMVYEIFRDIKLVPIQIQTPMVETTGYTVDKPIVLVPILRAGIGMLDGIQTLIPTAKVAHIGLYRDEETLEIHQYFAKKTENIQDSYVIIVDPMLATGGSAIKAIDIVKSWGVKEIKFVCLVAVEYGIDRVLEKHADVEIYAASKDKELNEKGYIVPGLGDAGDRIFGTK; this is encoded by the coding sequence ATGGCATTTACAGAACTGAAACACCCGTTAATTATTGATAAATTAACAAGAATGAGAAAAATTGAAACTTCATCAAAAGATTTTAGACAAAATTTAAACGAAATTGCACAACTAATGGTTTATGAAATTTTTAGAGATATTAAATTAGTACCTATACAAATTCAAACGCCAATGGTTGAAACAACAGGTTATACTGTAGATAAACCTATTGTACTAGTGCCCATACTTAGAGCTGGAATTGGAATGTTAGATGGTATTCAAACTTTAATTCCAACTGCTAAAGTTGCTCATATAGGTTTGTACAGAGATGAAGAAACTTTAGAAATTCATCAATATTTTGCAAAAAAGACAGAAAATATTCAAGATAGTTATGTAATTATAGTAGATCCAATGTTAGCAACTGGTGGAAGTGCTATTAAAGCGATAGATATTGTTAAATCTTGAGGGGTAAAAGAAATTAAGTTTGTGTGCTTAGTGGCTGTTGAATATGGTATTGACAGAGTGTTAGAAAAACACGCTGATGTAGAAATTTATGCAGCATCAAAAGATAAAGAACTTAATGAAAAAGGTTATATAGTTCCAGGTCTTGGAGATGCTGGTGATAGAATATTTGGGACAAAATAA
- a CDS encoding DNA translocase FtsK, translated as MPKTLKEEEILANHNWNEDRTSAFITTKTKRRNDSISWVVTGFTVLFFSVISFTRLTVIGQFFDDIIFNFLFGWFKYFVYLLLFFVDICIFTGIRFKFKKRFIFMLFLSFVILCWLITLILYSFQLSQKQDFSGLWQKDIFSLMFINYSEKWFINSIFYPGNFHNALHLLFKPEIRGYFNFESGGGIIGAFLTGVTAYTSIVGAFSLWFFVTYIHACWVLTGDPFYLFKAKNKRKGKSLRILSLNAKRNPNLKQRLKEAKKLEASKVQNELTKEAGVEPLKPISRWESINVFGQNIDLEEDIKTSDLTIQMPSYFKNEDKKLDDLEEINEIEHSSVNLETEEISQLIQPQYKFISRRQRTEQELARKTVSQKPSDFSINEPTANLTTSNVDEFKTITIESALEEKESLQKIKEDVKEQNSIKENLVNNDEGDETFLNSIYEEKSLVAQDITIDFFKDDMQEINNEIIFNEVEPQIITQEENVSNPTIEENLVILETQTAKETTLLPPIIEEMKIETKKNYKLPPIDVLVQIEKDYDKDRANKENAALKALAIDETFIQFNVNAKVVNTIIGPSVMKFEIQTKPGTKVNSVTSLENDLKLALATNNMRLEAPIPGKTLIGIEIANSFSEMVSMREIIESIPESNKDDKLLFVLGKNVLGQPLTAQLNKMPHLLVAGSTGSGKSVMINTLICSILLRAKPNEVKFIMIDPKKVELSIYSRIPHMLSPVISDMKQAANALKMVVLEMERRYESFMSLGVRNIDGYNKKVSNSKKMPYHVVIIDELADLMMTGDRKAVEESIMRITQMARAAGIHLIVATQRPSVDVITGTIKTNIPTRIAFAVTTGTDSRTILDAIGAENLLGRGDMLFMPPGGGDLMRAQGAFMSDEEIEEIVDFTIAQQQTEYDDKFDGENLSNMSTKDELFGLAKEFALNKETLTTSELKGRFGIGDARAVNIMSQLEESGIIGPKNGAKPREVFRK; from the coding sequence ATGCCCAAAACTTTAAAAGAAGAAGAAATTTTAGCTAATCATAATTGAAATGAAGATAGAACATCGGCTTTCATAACAACAAAAACAAAAAGAAGAAATGATTCTATTTCTTGGGTTGTTACAGGATTTACTGTTCTTTTTTTCTCAGTTATAAGTTTCACAAGATTAACTGTTATAGGCCAGTTTTTTGATGACATTATTTTTAATTTTTTATTTGGTTGATTTAAATATTTTGTTTATTTATTGTTGTTTTTTGTAGATATATGTATTTTTACAGGAATAAGATTTAAATTTAAAAAAAGATTTATTTTTATGTTGTTTTTAAGTTTTGTTATTCTATGTTGATTGATAACACTCATTCTTTATTCATTTCAGTTATCGCAAAAACAAGATTTTAGTGGTTTGTGGCAAAAAGACATTTTTTCTTTAATGTTTATTAATTATTCTGAAAAATGATTTATTAACTCTATATTTTATCCTGGTAATTTTCATAATGCCTTACATTTATTGTTTAAACCAGAAATAAGAGGTTATTTTAATTTTGAAAGTGGTGGAGGAATAATTGGTGCTTTCTTAACTGGTGTTACAGCTTATACCTCAATTGTTGGTGCTTTTTCATTATGGTTTTTTGTTACTTATATTCATGCTTGTTGAGTTTTAACTGGCGATCCATTTTATTTATTCAAAGCAAAAAATAAAAGGAAGGGAAAATCACTTAGAATCCTTTCTTTAAATGCGAAAAGAAATCCAAATTTAAAACAAAGATTAAAAGAAGCTAAAAAATTAGAAGCTTCAAAAGTTCAGAATGAATTAACAAAAGAAGCAGGCGTTGAACCTTTAAAACCAATAAGTCGATGAGAAAGTATTAATGTTTTTGGACAAAATATAGACTTAGAAGAAGATATTAAAACTTCAGATTTAACAATTCAAATGCCTTCATATTTTAAAAATGAAGACAAAAAATTAGACGATTTAGAGGAAATAAATGAAATTGAACATTCATCAGTTAATTTAGAAACTGAAGAAATTTCACAACTTATCCAACCTCAATATAAGTTTATTTCAAGAAGACAAAGAACTGAACAAGAATTAGCTAGAAAAACAGTTTCACAAAAACCATCTGATTTTTCAATTAATGAACCAACTGCTAATTTGACTACTAGCAATGTTGATGAGTTTAAAACTATAACTATAGAATCTGCATTAGAAGAAAAAGAATCACTTCAAAAAATTAAAGAGGATGTAAAAGAACAAAATAGTATTAAAGAAAATTTGGTAAATAATGATGAAGGTGATGAAACTTTTTTAAATTCAATTTATGAAGAAAAATCACTAGTTGCACAAGATATAACTATTGACTTTTTTAAAGATGATATGCAAGAAATAAATAATGAAATTATTTTTAATGAAGTTGAACCTCAAATTATTACTCAAGAAGAAAACGTTTCAAACCCAACGATAGAAGAAAATTTAGTTATTTTAGAAACACAAACAGCAAAAGAGACAACATTATTACCACCAATAATCGAAGAAATGAAAATAGAAACCAAAAAAAATTACAAGTTACCACCAATTGATGTTTTGGTTCAAATTGAAAAAGATTATGACAAAGATAGAGCTAATAAAGAAAATGCTGCCCTTAAGGCTTTAGCAATTGATGAAACTTTTATTCAATTCAATGTCAATGCAAAAGTTGTAAACACAATTATTGGACCAAGTGTTATGAAATTTGAAATTCAAACTAAACCAGGAACTAAAGTTAACAGCGTTACAAGTTTGGAAAATGATTTAAAATTAGCACTTGCTACAAATAACATGCGTTTAGAAGCACCAATACCTGGAAAAACTTTAATTGGTATTGAAATTGCAAACTCATTTTCAGAAATGGTTTCAATGCGTGAAATAATAGAATCTATTCCTGAATCTAACAAAGATGACAAACTACTTTTTGTTCTTGGTAAAAATGTTTTAGGTCAGCCTTTAACAGCTCAATTAAATAAAATGCCACATTTATTAGTAGCTGGATCAACTGGTTCTGGTAAATCAGTTATGATAAATACTTTAATATGTTCAATTTTGTTAAGAGCAAAGCCAAATGAAGTGAAGTTTATTATGATTGACCCTAAAAAAGTTGAATTGTCAATTTACTCAAGAATACCTCATATGCTAAGTCCAGTAATTTCGGACATGAAACAAGCTGCTAATGCTCTAAAAATGGTTGTTTTAGAAATGGAAAGAAGATATGAATCTTTCATGAGTCTTGGAGTTAGAAACATAGATGGATACAACAAAAAAGTAAGCAACTCAAAAAAAATGCCATATCATGTAGTTATTATTGATGAACTTGCTGACTTAATGATGACAGGTGATAGAAAAGCTGTTGAAGAATCAATTATGAGAATTACACAAATGGCTAGAGCTGCTGGTATTCACTTAATAGTTGCAACTCAAAGACCATCAGTTGATGTTATCACAGGAACTATCAAAACAAATATACCTACAAGAATCGCTTTTGCAGTAACGACTGGAACTGACTCAAGAACAATTCTTGATGCAATTGGAGCCGAAAACTTGTTAGGTCGTGGTGACATGTTATTTATGCCACCTGGTGGTGGAGATTTAATGAGAGCACAAGGTGCATTTATGTCTGATGAAGAAATTGAGGAAATTGTTGATTTTACAATAGCTCAACAACAAACAGAATATGATGATAAATTTGATGGTGAAAACCTTTCTAATATGTCGACTAAGGATGAATTATTTGGTTTAGCTAAAGAATTTGCTCTTAATAAAGAAACTCTAACAACTTCTGAATTAAAAGGAAGATTTGGTATTGGTGATGCTAGAGCTGTTAACATAATGAGCCAACTAGAAGAAAGCGGAATTATAGGACCAAAAAATGGGGCTAAACCAAGAGAAGTTTTTAGAAAGTAA
- the rpiB gene encoding ribose 5-phosphate isomerase B has product MKNIYISNDHTAVEMKLAIKKHLESQGYKVKDLGNNDGQSCNYADNGVKLAQAVVKDANSYGIALCGTGIGISIAANKVKGARAGLVYEVQTAELIRLHNDANILATGARLIAIDKAILIVDTFLNSKFEGGRHQERVDILNEKN; this is encoded by the coding sequence ATGAAAAATATTTATATTTCAAATGATCATACAGCAGTTGAAATGAAATTAGCAATTAAAAAACATTTAGAATCACAAGGATATAAGGTTAAGGATTTAGGTAATAACGATGGTCAATCATGTAATTATGCTGATAATGGAGTTAAGTTAGCTCAGGCAGTTGTTAAAGATGCAAATAGTTATGGGATTGCTTTATGCGGAACTGGCATTGGTATTAGTATCGCAGCTAATAAGGTTAAGGGTGCAAGAGCTGGTTTAGTTTATGAAGTTCAAACAGCAGAATTAATAAGGTTACATAATGACGCTAATATTTTAGCAACAGGAGCAAGGTTAATAGCAATTGACAAAGCAATTTTAATTGTTGACACATTTTTAAATTCTAAATTTGAAGGTGGGAGACATCAAGAAAGAGTGGATATATTAAATGAAAAAAATTAA
- the glyA gene encoding serine hydroxymethyltransferase, producing the protein MKKINENILKSLNNELKRQQNHIELIASENYVSEAVLTLSGSILTNKYAEGYPGKRYYGGCEFIDEIENLGIELAKKIFKADHANLQPHSGSQANEGVYRALLEHGDKIVAMSLDAGGHLTHGYPINFSGKHYDFKHYGVNKDTEEIDFDEVRKIVLQHKPKLIVAGASAYSKIIDFKKFKEIADEVEALLMVDMAHIAGLVAGGAHPNPMEYADVVTTTTHKTLRGARGGMILCKKSLAKKIDAAIFPGIQGGPLENQIAGKVQALYEADSQEFKDYAKQIVVNAQAFAKALQNEGIRLVANGTDNHLITIDVKSGFGVTGKDAEKILEKIGIVTNKNMIPFDDEKPFITSGVRVGTPAMTTRGFKEAEFVKVASIISRSLKNQSEANLLALSKEVSDLCEKFPIYKNIKY; encoded by the coding sequence ATGAAAAAAATTAATGAAAATATATTAAAATCTTTGAATAATGAGTTAAAAAGACAACAAAATCATATCGAGCTAATTGCTAGTGAAAATTATGTTAGTGAAGCTGTTTTAACTTTATCAGGAAGTATTTTAACTAATAAATATGCTGAAGGTTATCCAGGAAAAAGGTATTATGGAGGCTGTGAGTTTATTGATGAAATTGAAAATTTAGGAATTGAACTTGCTAAGAAAATATTTAAAGCAGATCATGCAAATTTACAACCACATTCAGGAAGTCAAGCTAATGAAGGTGTATATAGAGCCCTTTTAGAACATGGTGATAAAATTGTAGCTATGAGTCTAGATGCTGGTGGACACTTAACTCATGGATATCCAATTAACTTTTCAGGGAAACATTATGATTTCAAACATTATGGAGTTAATAAAGACACTGAAGAAATTGATTTTGATGAAGTTAGAAAAATTGTTTTACAACACAAACCAAAACTTATTGTAGCTGGGGCTAGTGCTTATTCTAAAATTATTGATTTTAAAAAATTTAAAGAAATAGCTGATGAGGTTGAAGCTTTATTAATGGTTGATATGGCTCATATAGCTGGTTTGGTTGCTGGTGGAGCTCACCCTAACCCAATGGAATATGCTGATGTAGTTACAACAACAACTCATAAAACTTTAAGAGGTGCTAGAGGTGGAATGATTCTTTGTAAAAAATCTTTAGCTAAAAAAATTGATGCAGCTATATTTCCAGGAATTCAAGGTGGACCATTAGAAAATCAAATTGCAGGTAAAGTTCAAGCATTATATGAAGCTGATTCACAAGAATTTAAAGATTATGCAAAACAAATAGTTGTTAATGCACAGGCGTTTGCTAAAGCTTTACAAAACGAAGGAATAAGACTTGTGGCTAATGGAACTGACAATCATTTAATTACAATTGATGTTAAATCAGGATTTGGGGTTACAGGAAAAGATGCTGAAAAAATACTAGAAAAAATAGGGATTGTAACAAATAAAAATATGATTCCATTTGATGATGAAAAACCTTTTATCACAAGCGGTGTCAGAGTAGGAACACCAGCCATGACAACAAGAGGTTTTAAAGAAGCAGAGTTTGTTAAGGTAGCCTCAATTATTTCAAGATCATTAAAAAATCAATCTGAAGCAAATTTACTAGCACTTTCAAAAGAAGTATCAGATTTATGCGAAAAGTTTCCTATTTATAAAAATATTAAATATTAA
- the atpE gene encoding ATP synthase F0 subunit C, with protein sequence MLNSFYVTNVLTAYVSVMTQILPIILAETVNIGDGLKYLGAGVAIVGVIGAGIGQGAIGQGACMAIGRNPEMAPKITSTMIIACGIAESGAIYALVIAILLIFVA encoded by the coding sequence ATGTTAAATTCATTTTATGTAACAAACGTTTTAACAGCATATGTATCTGTTATGACACAAATTTTACCAATAATACTAGCTGAAACAGTTAATATTGGTGATGGTCTAAAATACTTAGGAGCCGGAGTTGCTATTGTGGGTGTAATTGGTGCTGGTATAGGTCAAGGTGCTATTGGGCAAGGTGCTTGTATGGCTATTGGAAGAAATCCAGAAATGGCTCCAAAAATTACTTCAACAATGATTATTGCTTGTGGTATCGCAGAGTCAGGTGCTATTTACGCATTAGTTATAGCGATTTTATTAATATTTGTTGCTTAG
- the rsmI gene encoding 16S rRNA (cytidine(1402)-2'-O)-methyltransferase → MNIQKTFKNDKPTVYLIGTPIGNLDDISLRALDTLKHVSYIFCEDTRTSSTFLKKHKISKPLISLHKFNEKERIKSIEDILRIGESIAIISDAGCPTISDPGALVVQELLAKDICNITSVNVGPAYMHAIVASGFVNNTNYFYGFIVNKSKTSKLNELKKILEHYTETIISFYESVHRIKDTINALSQLVESDSQILIARELTKINEEFIRGTVVEINEFIQSESFVEKGEFVIVLNNKKIVETTMSVEQILFNVNLLLQQGNKLKDACQVVSNQANLTKNEIYSIYIKNN, encoded by the coding sequence ATGAATATTCAAAAAACTTTTAAAAATGATAAGCCAACAGTTTATTTAATAGGAACACCTATTGGTAATCTTGATGATATTAGTTTAAGAGCGTTAGACACTTTAAAACATGTTTCGTATATTTTTTGTGAAGATACTAGAACTAGTAGCACATTTTTAAAAAAACACAAAATTTCTAAACCTTTGATATCTTTGCATAAGTTTAATGAAAAAGAAAGAATAAAAAGCATCGAAGATATTTTAAGAATAGGTGAAAGTATAGCCATTATTAGTGATGCTGGTTGTCCAACAATAAGTGATCCAGGAGCTTTAGTTGTACAAGAATTATTAGCGAAAGACATTTGCAATATTACAAGTGTTAATGTTGGCCCTGCTTACATGCACGCAATTGTAGCAAGTGGTTTTGTAAATAATACCAATTACTTCTATGGTTTTATAGTTAATAAATCTAAAACTTCAAAGCTTAATGAATTAAAAAAAATATTAGAACATTACACTGAAACAATAATTAGTTTTTATGAATCTGTTCATAGAATAAAAGACACAATAAATGCACTGTCGCAGTTGGTTGAAAGTGATAGTCAAATTTTAATAGCTAGAGAGTTGACAAAAATAAACGAAGAATTTATTCGTGGTACTGTTGTTGAAATAAATGAGTTTATTCAATCTGAAAGTTTTGTTGAAAAAGGGGAATTTGTTATTGTTTTAAATAATAAAAAAATAGTTGAAACAACAATGTCAGTTGAACAAATATTATTCAATGTTAATCTTTTACTTCAACAAGGAAATAAACTAAAAGATGCTTGTCAAGTAGTTTCTAATCAAGCTAATTTAACTAAAAATGAAATATATAGTATTTATATAAAAAACAATTAG
- the greA gene encoding transcription elongation factor GreA translates to MAKEILLTHQGIEEAKIELKYLLDEVRPKVIEELVEARNQGDLSENADYDAARKRQAEVEARIKELENMIDKAIIIEDVETDNVQLGSKVELQMLNTKEKLGVKIVGSTEADPFKGYISNESPIAKAIWNKKVGDIVDVKSVDKPYSVKILDIK, encoded by the coding sequence ATGGCAAAAGAAATTTTATTAACTCACCAAGGTATTGAAGAAGCAAAAATTGAATTAAAATACTTATTAGATGAAGTTAGACCCAAAGTTATTGAAGAATTAGTTGAAGCAAGAAATCAAGGTGATTTAAGCGAAAATGCTGATTATGATGCAGCTAGAAAAAGACAAGCTGAAGTTGAAGCAAGAATTAAAGAACTAGAAAACATGATAGATAAAGCAATTATCATTGAAGATGTTGAAACTGATAATGTTCAGTTAGGTTCAAAAGTTGAACTGCAAATGCTAAACACAAAAGAAAAATTAGGCGTAAAAATAGTGGGTTCTACAGAAGCAGATCCTTTCAAAGGTTACATTTCTAATGAATCTCCCATTGCAAAAGCTATTTGAAATAAAAAAGTTGGTGACATAGTAGATGTTAAATCTGTTGATAAGCCATACTCAGTTAAAATTTTAGATATTAAATAA
- a CDS encoding MG406 family protein, with protein MELKNNFKKNWFLNNKILLGLLTYIVCSSMVLFILWVANVLSYSWLLGLLLSFTSVLLVLWIAKKSFNVIVRTENHFLFYFLFLLKVGIYATPLFIAFLNVNYIFHINGVMIGFISLIFIPFINLQVNNNSTNKEV; from the coding sequence ATGGAGTTAAAAAATAATTTTAAAAAGAATTGATTTTTAAACAATAAAATTTTATTGGGGCTATTAACTTATATAGTTTGCAGTAGTATGGTTCTTTTTATACTATGAGTAGCAAATGTTTTAAGTTATTCATGGTTATTAGGTTTGTTGTTATCTTTTACATCTGTGTTACTTGTTTTATGAATTGCTAAAAAATCATTTAATGTTATTGTAAGAACAGAAAATCACTTTTTATTTTATTTTTTATTTTTATTGAAAGTAGGAATTTATGCTACCCCGTTATTTATTGCTTTTTTAAATGTGAATTATATTTTTCACATAAATGGAGTTATGATCGGTTTTATTTCTTTGATATTTATCCCTTTCATTAATTTGCAAGTCAATAATAATTCAACAAATAAGGAGGTGTAG
- a CDS encoding rhodanese-like domain-containing protein encodes MKSIAINNKEFYALVKEGYTVVDVRTQGEDTITGLYFNSAINIPYPKVINSASKTFPDKNSKLIFICNYGQRSSLTAKEYQKMGYSNVFVLSSGLYNLK; translated from the coding sequence ATGAAAAGTATTGCAATTAATAACAAAGAGTTTTATGCGTTGGTCAAAGAAGGATACACAGTTGTTGATGTTAGAACCCAAGGTGAAGATACAATAACAGGGCTTTATTTTAATAGTGCTATAAACATACCATACCCCAAAGTAATAAATAGTGCTTCAAAAACTTTTCCAGACAAGAATTCAAAATTGATTTTTATTTGTAACTATGGACAACGAAGTAGTTTAACTGCAAAAGAGTATCAAAAAATGGGTTATTCAAATGTTTTTGTTCTTTCCAGTGGGCTTTATAATTTAAAATAA